Proteins encoded together in one Bos javanicus breed banteng chromosome 6, ARS-OSU_banteng_1.0, whole genome shotgun sequence window:
- the LOC133250021 gene encoding olfactory receptor 5D13-like — translation FVHRNQANQSAKVTFILLDFSEYPQLQLPQFLVFLTIYTVTLLGNLGMILIMKSSSRLHTPRYFFLSHLSFIDSCYSTVVTPMLLENLVVEDRTISFTGCLIQFFFVCIFVVTETFLLAVMAYDQFMAVCNPLLYAVVMSQKLCSLWLSALYSWSIACSLIYTYVLSRLSFCGTKFINNFVCEHAAIVAISCSDPYINQEIILVSATFNEVSSLMIIRTSYVFIFITVLRMLSTGGCHKVFSTCASHLTTITIFHGTILFLYCVPNSRSSSLMVKVASVFYTVVIPMLNPVIYSLRNKDVKKSVKKLFNIKLFCDKM, via the exons TTTGTCCACAGGAACCAGGCAAACCAGAGTGCTAAGGTCACTTTCATTCTCTTGGACTTCTCAGAATATCCTCAGCTCCAGCTGCCCCAGTTCCTGGTCTTCTTGACCATCTACACAGTCACTCTGCTGGGGAACCTGGGCATGATCCTGATAATGAAGTCCAGTTCCAGGCTCCACACGCCCAGGTATTTCTTTCTCAGCCATTTATCCTTCATTGATTCCTGTTACTCGACAGTAGTTACACCCATGCTACTAGAAAACTTGGTTGTGGAAGACAGAACCATCTCCTTCACAGGATGCCTCATACAATTCTTCTTTGTCTGCATATTTGTGGTGACAGAGACATTCCTGTTGGCAGTGATGGCATATGACCAATTCATGGCCGTTTGTAACCCTCTTCTCTATGCTGTTGTGATGTCCCAGAAGCTTTGTTCCTTGTGGTTGTCTGCATTATACTCTTGGAGTATAGCCTGTTCCTTAATATACACATACGTTTTATCAAGGTTATCCTTTTGTGGGACTAAGTTCATAAATAACTTTGTCTGTGAGCATGCAGCCATTGTTGCTATTTCCTGCTCTGACCCCTACATTAACCAGGAGATCATTTTAGTCTCTGCCACATTCAATGAAGTAAGCAGCCTGATGATTATTCGCACctcctatgttttcatttttatcactgtCTTAAGGATGCTTTCGACTGGGGGGTGCCACAAAGTCTtctccacctgtgcctcccacctGACCACCATTACCATCTTCCATGGGA ccatccttttcCTCTATTGTGTTCCTAACTCCAGAAGTTCATCGCTCATGGTCAAGGTGGCCTCTGTCTTTTACACAGTGGTtatccccatgctgaacccagtGATCTACAGCCTCAGGAACAAAGATGTGAAAAAGTCAGTGAAGAAATTATTCAACATTAAATTGTTCTGTGATAAAATGTAA